The Longimicrobium sp. sequence CCTCGGGCCGGGAGGGGCTGGAGCTGATCCCGCAGATCCATGCCGCCGACCCCTCGCTGCCCATCGTCGTGATGACGGCGTGGGGAAGCGTGGAGAGCGCGGTCGAGGCGATGCGGCGCGGCGCGCGAGACTACGTGGAGAAGCCGTGGGACAACCAGCGCCTCCTCGCCACCCTCGCGTCGCAGGTGGAGCTGGGGCGCGCCCTGCGCCAGACGCAGCGGCTGGAACAGGAAAACCGCCGCCTGCGCAGCGACGGGCTCCCAGAGATGATCGCCGAGTCGCGCGCCATGGCCCCCGTGCTGCGCCTGATGGAGCGCGTGGGGCCCTCCGACGCGTCCGTGCTCATCACCGGCGAGCACGGCACGGGCAAGGACGTCGTCGCGCGCTGGCTCCACGCCTCGTCGCCCCGCGCCTCGCGCGCACTGGTGACGGTGAACGCGGGCGCCATCGCGGAGGGCGTGTTCGAGAGCGAGCTCTTTGGCCACGTAAAGGGCGCCTTCACCGACGCGCGCTCGGACCGGGTGGGCGCGTTCGAGCTGGCGGACGGCGGCACGCTCTTCATGGACGAGATCGGCACCATGCCGCACGACCAGCAGGCCAAGCTGCTGCGCGTGCTGCAGAGCGGAGAGCTGCAGCGCGTGGGGGCGTCGCGCACCCGCAAGGTGGATGTGCGCGTGATTTCGGCCACCAACCTGGACGTGCAGCAGGGCGTCGAAGAAGGGCGCTTCCGCGAAGACCTCCTCTTCCGCCTCAACACCGTCGAGATCCACCTCCCCCCGCTGCGCGACCGGCGCGAGGACGTGCCGCTGCTGGCGAACCACTTCCTGCGCCGCGGCGCCGCTCAGTACCGCAAGGCGCTGGAGGGCTTCACGCCCGATGCCATGAAGGCGCTCCTCTCCTACCCCTGGCCCGGCAACGTGCGCGAGCTCGAACACGCAGTGGAGCGCTCGATCTTGCTGACCGCCGGCCCGCGCGTGGGCGTGGAGGACCTGGCGCTGCGCGGCCGCGTCCCCGCCTCCGTCGCCATGGAGGAGATGTCGCTGGAGGACGCCGAGCGCCTGCTGATCCGCAAGGCGCTGGAGCGCTTCGACGGCAACGTGAGCCAGGCCGCGGAGGCGCTGGGCCTCAGCCGCAGCGCGCTGTACCGACGGCTGGAGCGCTTCGGGCTGTGAGCCCTCACCCCCGCTCGTTCCTCGCTGCCCCCTCTCCCGATAACAGGAGAGGGCTGCGCCCTCACGGTATCGAGAGAGGGGGCGGAAACCGCGGGCCGGGTTGCTCCGGGATCTCAGGTTGATGCCCCCGCGCCGGCGCCGGACGCGCCATCAGACTCAGATCTTCCTCCTCGCGCTCATGGCGGGGCTGCCGGGGGTGGCGCTTTCGGCGCTGCTGCTGTGGCGGGGCGGGTACGACAGCGGCGTGCAGTGGACGGCGGCCGTGCTGGTGGGCGGCGGCTGGCTGCTGGCCGCGTGGATGGTGCGCGAGCGGGCCATCCGCCCCCTCCAGACCCTCTCCAACCTGCTGGCGGCGCTGCGCGAGGGCGACTTCTCGCTCCGCGCCCGCGGCGCGCGCCCCGACGACGCGCTCGGGCTCGCGCTGGTGGAGGCCAACGCGCTGGGCGAGACGCTTCGCGAGCAGCGCATCGGCGCCATCGAGGCGACGGCACTCCTGCGGCGGGTGATGGCGGAGATCGACGTGGCCGTCTTCGCCATCGACGAGGGCGGGCGCGTGCGCCTCGTCAACCGCGCTGGCGAGCGCCTCCTCGACCGCCCGCCGGAGCGCATCATCGGCTTCCCCGCCGACGAGCTGGAGCTGACCGATCTGCTGGAGGGCGAGACGCCGCGCACGGTCGAGCACGAGTTCCCCGGCGGCGCGGGGCGTTGGGAGGTGCGGCGCGGGCCGTTCCGGCAGGGAGGCCGCTCGCACCAGCTCCTGGTGGTGGCGGACGTGAGCCGCGTGCTTCGCGAAGAGGAGCGGCAGGCGTGGCGGCGGCTGATCCGCGTGCTGAGCCACGAGATCAACAACTCGCTGGCGCCCATCCAGTCCATCGCCGGCACCCTGCAGGGGATGGTGGGCGAGGACGCCGTTCCCGGCGAGCTGGGCGACGACCTGCGCGGCGGCCTGGCGATCATCGCGGGGCGCTCCACCTCGCTCAGCCGCTTCATGGCCGAGTACGCCCGCCTCGCGCGCCTTCCGCCCCCCTCGCTCAGCCCCATCGACATCGGGCTGCGCGTGCGCCACACGGCGGAGCTGGAGCGGCGCCTCCCCGTGCGCGTCGTCCCCGGCGACGAGCTGCTGGTGAGCGCCGACGCCGACCAGATCGACCAGCTCCTGATCAACCTCGTCCGCAACGCCACCGATGCCGCATTGGAGACCGGCGGCGGGGTGCGCGCCGGCTGGCGGGCGGATGGGGACGGGGTGGAGGTGTGGGTGGAGGATGATGGCCCGGGCCTGGCGGACACGGCCAACCTGTTCGTCCCCTTCTTCACCACGAAGCGCAACGGCACCGGCATCGGCCTGGCCCTCAGCCGCCAGATCGCCGAGGCCCACGGCGGCACCCTGACCCTGGAGAACCGGGTGGATGCGCGGGGGTGCATCGCGCGGCTGGTGCTGCCGGGGTGAGGGGAGGCGGGCCGCGGGCCCCCTCCCCCGCTCGTTCCTCGCGGCCCCTCCCCCAAAACTGCCTGGGGGAGGGGCGGTGGCGTGCGTTCGTGCGCGGTGCGCGCGGCGGTGCCGGGTAGGGCACGGGCAGCCACGTGGGGCTGCCCCTACGGGATTGGTGTGCGGGGGCGAGACGGGGTGGTCGCGGGCGGTGGGCAGACACGCAGGTCTGCCCCTACCAGATGCGTGTGGAGGGCGGAAGGCGGAGGTGGAGGCGGGCGTGGTTTTCGCCCCCTCTCTCGATAACGGTGAGGGCGCAGCCCTCTCCTGTTATCGGGAGAGGGGGCAGCGAGGAACGAGCGGGGGTGAGGGCCCCATTGGAACCCAACGCGCGTTCCGTTGTACCGAGTGCATCGTGAGCCGCGGCCGTAAGTGCTTTGGCGGCGGGTCTTTGTGCGCTCCACAGGGGGTGAGGATGGATCGGGACTACCTGGTGCGCGCCACCGCTCTCGACGAGCGGGTGCGCGCGTTTGCATTGAACGCCACGGGGATCGTGTCCGAGCTGCGCCGGCGCCACGACACCTCGCCCGTCGTGACGGCGGCGCTGGGGCGCACGGCCATGGGCGCGCTCCTCATCGCCGCGGCCACGCTCAAGGAAGAGGAGCAGCTCCTTACCGTGGACGTGAAGGGCGACGGGCCGGCTGGGCGCATCATCGTGACCGCCAACGGGCGCGGGGAGGTGCGCGGGCTCGTGGGGAACCCCCACGCCGACGCGGACAGCGCCGGCGAGAAGCTGAACGTGGCCGGCGTGGTCGGCTCGACCGGCTTCCTCTCCGTCACCAAGCACCTGGGGATGAAGGACTCGTACCAGGGCACGGTGGAGCTCGTTTCGGGCGAGATCGGCGACGACCTCACCTATTACCTGGCGCAGAGCGAGCAGACGCCCTCCGCCGTCGGGGTGGGCGTGTTCACGCAGCAGGACACGAGCGTGGTGGCCGGCGGCTACATGATCCAGCTCCTGCCGGGGTTGTCGGAGAAGGAGATCGCGGCCATCGAGGAGAGGATCGCGGCCCTTCCGCACCCCACGCGGCTGCTGCGCGAGGGCTCGACGCCGGAGCAGATCCTGGAGCGAATCTTCCCCGAGGGCTACACGCTGGGCGACAGCCAGCCGATCCGCTTCCACTGCCCGTGCTCGCGCGAGCGCTTCGAGTCTGCCATCGTGAGCCTGGGGCAGGACGAGGTGCGGCGACTCATCGAGGAGGAAGAGGAGCCGTTCACCGAGGTCGTCTGCCACTTCTGCAACGAGGCGTACCGCTACAGCCCGCACGAGATGGAAGCCATCCTAGAAGCGGCGCGCTGAGCATCTTTACCCGGAAAAGAAAAACGGCCGGCGGGCGCATCGAGGCGCCCGCCGGCCGTCTTGCTTGCCAGCTATCTCTCGGGTGTGCCGAATCGCAGGTTCTCGGCGGTGTACACGACTCCGGCATCGTTCGCGATCGTCCCGATCTCGATGTAAGTCGGGTAGCCGCGCTCCTTGTCGTAGCGGACGACCAGGTTCTTCTCGCCATTGCGGCGCGCTTCCTCGATCCGCTCGACGAGGTCCTCGATGGTAGGCCAATCCGCGTTCGCGAGGCTCGTGAGGTCCTCCCCGCTCGGGCGCTTGAAGACGTGCGCGACCCTGCCGTCACGAACGTAGATCGTCACCGGCGCGGTCACCTGGCTTCCGCAGTAACAGATCCTCTGGAAGTCGTAGTGGTAGTCCGACCGATCCCACGCCGCGGTGGGATCGCGCGAGCACCCCGCGGCGGCCATCAGGGCGATGCAGAGCAGAACAAGCTTCAGGCGCATGGGCATCTCCATGGAACGGGTGTACGAATCTGGTCCCGCGTGGAGAACGCCTCAGGGCCAAACGGATGCACACCCGCGGCTCACGCCGCCAGCGCCTCGCGGATCTCGTCAAACGGGGGCAGCAGGCTGGGATTGCTGCTGTGCCACACGTAGTGCACCGTGCGGTCCGGGTTCACCACGAACACCGAGCGGTCGCTCACGTCGCGCAGTCCCGGCCCCAGCGGCGACTCGCGCAGCACCCCGAACGCGCGGCTCGCCTCGCGGTTGAAGTCGGAGAGGAAGAGGTAGTCCGCGCCGATCTCCTTGCGGAAGCGGTCCAGCACGAACGGCGAGTCGACGCTGATGGCCGCCACCTGCGCACCCAGGCCGTTGTAATCGGCCAGGTCGTCACGAAAGGTGCACAGCTCCTCCGTGCAGGTGCTGGTGAACGCCAGCGGAAAGAAAACCACCACCGTCGCCTGGGCGCCGTAAAGGCTACCCAGCGACACCTGCTGGTTGTCGTGCGCCGGAAGGGTCACGTCGGGTGCCTGATCGCCAATCTGAAGCGGCATGTAGCGGTTCCCTCGTACGTGTAGTGGTGTGTTGGGGCGCCGGCGCGGCGCCCCGCGTCAGTCCGGGTCCAGCAGCCGCAGCGTGGTGAGGGCCAGGCGCACGGTGTCGCGCTCCTTCTCCTCCTCCCCCGCCGGGCAGAAGTAGGTGGCGAAGCAGATCGCCCCCGGCGTCGTCGCCACGCCCACCATCCAGAAGAGCGACTCGCCGTCCTCCTCGTCCTCGCTCGTGAACTCGCACAGCGCGAGCTCGCTTCCGTCCTCCAGCGGCACGTCCTCCACCTCGTCCTCTTCCAGCTCCACGCTGCGCTCTTCCAGGAAGGCGTACAGCTCTTCGGCGGGATCGGGAAACTCGTCCGCGGAGGCTTCGAAGGCGATCAGGTGAAGCGTCCCTACGCCGTCCTCGCGCCACACCTCCACGCCGCCGTCCTCCTCGTCCGGCGCGGCGGACCAGCCCTGGGGGACCACCAGGTCGAACCTGCCATCGGGGTCCGCGAACCGCTGCGCATCGCTCATTGGGTCTCTGCTATACGGGTGTCGGGGCCGGCGCGGCGCAAGATGGGCGCCGCTCCCCTGGCAGGCAAGCCGTTCCGGTACACCGTCGTTGTCAGAAACGGACGAGGAGGGGCGTTCTTGGATTCGAACGCCCGTTCGGCATGGAAATGCCCGAATGGGACCGCAGGCGCAGCGGATGATGCGTCTCCACTCCTAGCCGGGAGGCGCTTATTCGCACCTTGAGTGTCAGTCTTGTGGCGGTCGCGGCCCTCGTGGCCAGCTTCGCGGTCGTGATCCAGCGTCAGGACGAGCCGGACCGGCTTCGCGAGCGGCGCGCCGAGCCTTCCCCGCCAGCCGTCGACCTGGAGCAGCTCCGCAACGCGGGCCTGTAAGCCGGTCACTGCCAGGAAGGCAGAAATCAGTGAGGGGCCGCTCCGGCAACGGAGCGGCCCCTACTTTGTGCAATGTGAATAGATGAAGATGATTTTCGACGCGGGGTATGTTGTCATTGAACATTCCCGAGACATAGCATGCGAAGTGCCTACGAAGCGAGGCATGGGCCGGCTTCAGCAATACGGGTGCGTTTCTCCTCTGATTACGGAACAAATGCGCGTGCAGGGTTGACCTAAACCTATGTGGGGGTTATCATTAGGGCATAAGAAAAACGCCGAAACGCACCGCCGCGACACAAAAGATCGCGCGCCCGCAACGTCCAATCAGGGAGACATTCGTTATGAAGAACAGCGAATCGAGCCGTACCCGTTCGCGTTTTCGCAACGATACCCGCGCGCTCCTCACTTCGCGCCCGGTGCAGGTTCTCCTGGTGCTCGGGGCGATGGTGGAGGGCGCGGTGATCCTGGGCCGCGACAGGGCGCCGGAGCCCGCGAAGCCGGTCACGATGCAGCAGGCTCTTCACGAGGCCATCACGCCGGTGAAGGTGGTGGAGCACAAGCGCCTCGAGAAGCTGGCCGACCTGGCCGTGAACGAGGACGCCCGCGAGGACGAGACGGTGGCCGAGGCGCAGAAGCTGGCCGAGAAGTACCGGAAGAACGGGTTCAAGGTGTCGGACCGGCTGGCGGTGCAGATCCACGAGGCGGCGGTCGAGAACGGGATCAAGCCGGAAGTGGCGTTCGGGCTGGTGAAGACGGAGAGCGGGTTCAAGACGAGCGCGACGAGCCACGTGGGCGCCATCGGCCTCACCCAGCTGATGCCGGCGACGGCGAACTGGCTCAAGCCCGGCACCACGCGCAGCGACCTGCGCGACTCGGAGACGAACCTGGAGATCGGCTTCAAGTACCTCTCCGACCTGATCGAGAAGTACGACGGAAACACCAAGCTGGCGCTGCTGGCCTACAACCGTGGCCCCGGCACCGTGGACCGCCTCCTGAAGCGCGGCCGCAACCCGGACAACGGCTACGCCGACATGGTCTACGGCCGCCGCAACGGACACCGGTGACACGGACGAAGGGGCGCCTCCCGAGCTGGGGGGCGCCCCGTTTTAGTGCGTAAGTGCGTAAGTGCGTTAGTGCGTTAGTGCGTAAGTGCGTTAGTGCGCTGAACCCAGTGCTGCCCCCCATTTTTGTCATCCTGAAGGAGCCGCCCCACAGAAGTCTGTAACATCCCACACTCCGGCGGCGACTGAAGGATCTAGCCGGCGAGGCGAGAGAACGGTGCGTGAACGCGGGCCTCTCGTCACGCGCAGTAGATCCTTCGCTTCGCGCCATAGATCAGAGCCGGGGCGAGGCCGGAGCGGCGCGTCGCTCAGGATGACAGAAAAAGGTGCGGGGCGGCCGTCATCTCGGTCGCCCCGCACTCACGCACTCACGCACTCACGCACTCACGCACTTCCGTTCACTTCGCCGAGAGCGTCGCGTTCTTCTGGATGTACTCCGACCACTCCGGCGGCACGTCCGTGTCCGGGAAGATGGCCTGGACGGGGCACTCGGGCTCGCAGGCGCCGCAGTCGATGCACTCGTCGGGGTTGATGTAGTACTGGTCGTCCGCCTCGTAGATGCAGTCGACCGGGCACACCTCGACGCAGCTTGCGTCCTTGGTGCCGATGCAGGGCTCCGCGATTACGTACGGCATATGCTCTCTTCAGCGGGTTGGAATCGTTGTCGATCGGGCCTGGCTCCGGTGCTCCGAAGCGATACGATAACCCCGCGAACCGGGGTTGTCCATACGCACTCGAACGATCGTTCGAAAATTACTTCAGGTGAGCGTCGAACCACTCCAGCGTAGCCTCCTGGGCGGTGCGCAGCGCATCGGTGGCGCCCTGGTACGGGTGCTTCGCGCCGAAGGTGTGGTCCGCCTCCTCGATCAGCAGCAGCTCCGCGTTCTCCCCCGCCATGTCCCAGAGCGTCCGCGCATCGTCCGGCGCCACCGACGTGTCCGCCTCGCCGTGCACGATCAGCCAGGGCAGTGTGAGCCGGGCCGCGGCGCGGCGGATGTCCAGCCGCTCCGTGTTCTCCTCGAGGTCGCGCAGGTAGGCCGGACCTACGGGCATCGCCTGCCCCGTGCGGGCATTGGTGATCTCCACTGAGTCGCCGTGCCGCCAGCGCCCGAGCTGCTCGTCCGTCCAGCGGTGCACGGTGGCGATGGCGTTCCACGTCACGAGCGCATCGACGCGCCCGTCCTCCGCCGCGGCCAGCACCGCCTCACCGCCGCCGCGCGAGTGCCCCAGCAGCCCCACGTGCCTGGGACGCTTCGGCAGCAGCCCCTTGCCGCGCACCGCATCCAGCACCATTCGGATCTCGTCGACGTTGCGGCTGTGCGTCTGCTGCGCAAAGAGGTCGAGCGCGCTGAAATCCACCCCGTCCGCCCCGACTCCGTTGTGCGAGAAGTCGAACGACACCACCGCGTGCCCCGCCGCCGCCAGCGAGCGCGCCACGGCCGGGAAGAACCCCCACTCGCGGAACCCCTTGAACCCGTGGCAGATCACCACCGCGCTCAGCGGCTGGGTCCCTTCCTGCACGCGAAGGTCGCCGCGCACGGGCGGCCCGCCCTCACGCGGGCGCAACTCGAAGCGGGTGCGGGTCAGTGCAGTCGTGATTTCGGGCATATGCGGCGCGCGTGGATGGTGAGTTGTGGGATGCGCGGGGGGCCCTCACCCCCGCTCGTTCCTCGCTGCCCCCTCTCCCGATAACGGGAGAGGGCTGCGCCCTCGCCGTTCTCAGGAGAGGGGGCGAAAACTGGCAAGCCCCCGAAAGCTGTACCACCCGTTATGGGAGTGTGGTGGGAGCTAGACCTGCCTCTGTCTTGCTGTTCACACTGGGATGGTGAGGGCGGAGCGCCGTAGGCGCGGAGCCCTCACCATCCCACGCCGCGGCGAACTCCGCCGGGGTCTGGTACTTCAACGAGCTGTGCGGGCGCTCGTGGTTGTGCTTCAACCGGTGCTTCTCCGTCAGCACCTGCGCCTCGATCAGCGTCCGGAACACCTCGCGGTTCAGGAACTCCGCTCGCAGCCGGCTGTTGAAGCTCTCCGAGTAGCCGTTCTCCCACGGGCTGCTCCGCTCGATGTACATCGTCTCTATCCCCGCAGCGGCGAGCCACTCCTTCACGGCTCCCGCAGTGAACTCGGAGCCGTTGTCGCTCCGGATCGCGCCTGCCTCCCCGTGGATCTGCACCAGCTCGGCGAGTACCCGCACCACGCTCTTCGCCGTCATGCTCCGCCCCACCTCGATCCGCAGGCACAGCCGCGTAAACTCGTCCACCACGCCCAGGAACTTCAACTTCCGCCCGTCGCTGGTCTCGTCGTGCACGAAGTCGTACGTCCACACGTGATTCGGGTGCTCCGCGCGCCGGACCGAGCACGCGTTCGCGCTCGTGCCTGAACGCTCCTTCTTCCGCACCGGCCGCACCACCTTCAGCCCGGCCTCCTTCCACAGCCGGTGCACCCGCTTCACGTTCACCCCCACGCCCTCCTTCCTCAGCAGCGCCCAGATGAAGCGGTAGCCGTACGCCGGGTTCTCTGCCGCGAGCTGCCTCATCCGCTCCATCAGCTCGCCGTCGCGCTCTGCCCTGCGACCGACCCACTGGGTCGACCTTGCCTGCTTCAGCGCTCTGCACGCCCGGCGCTCGGAGATTCCCAGCACCTGCTGAACGTGCGCGACCGCGGCACGCCTCCGCTCCGGGCTCAGTAGTTTCCCCGCGCCACCTCCCGCAACACGTTGATGTCCAGGGCCTGCTCCGCAACCACCTGCTTCAGCCGCCGGTTCTCTTCCTCAAGCTCCTTCAGCCGCGTCACGGTATCGATCTGCACTCCAGTGTACTCTCCGCGCCAGCGATAGAACGTCGACTCGCCAATCCCCAGGTGCCTCGCTACCTCGGGTACGCTCTTGCCCGTGCCCAACAGCGCCTCGGCCTCGCGCAGCATCCCCACGATCTGCGTCGCCGTATGCCTCGTCTTCTTCAATGAGTCCTCCTCGCCCTTCGGGCGTTGGGTGGACTCCCATTCTAAGTGGATCAATTTACGGGGGGCAGGCCAAAACGAGTGAAGTCGGCCCGATGCTGGTTCGGTTCCCGGTATACTCCCCCCTCTCTCGATAACAGAGGCGCCAGCCTCTCCTGTTATCGGGAGAGGGGGGCCGGGGGGGTGAGGGCCACCATCGGGCACCCGTCGCACGGCACCTTACGCGGGCACCCCTCGCACGGCAGCTCGCCCTCGTCCTCCGGAGCTTCGGCGGCGGCGAGGCGGGCGGCGAGGTAGCGGATGCGGCGCGGGTTGAGCGGGTCGTCGAACTCGCCCTCGCGCACGCCGCCCAGCGTGCCGGACGCGGCGGCGGCCACCATCGCGCGGAGCTGGTTCGTCTCCTCCGCCGCCATCGGCACCAGGCCGTCGATGGGGCGGCGGGGGGCGCGCTCCACCTTGAGCACCTGCCGCGCGAACGAGACGAACATCGAGCACGCCTCGGGGCAGGGGACCAGCGCGTCGCCGTGCGCCGGGCCCTCGTCGGCCATCTCCAGCGGCGTCGCCTCGTCCACCTGCCAGGCCACGCGGCGCAGGCACACGGCGTCGCCGCAGCAGGCGCGGACGGTGTTCCGCACGGCGTCCGTCTCCAGCAGCTTGACGGCGCCGTACATCCCGGTCTGCCGCGCCGCCGTCTCGCGCCAGTGCGTCACGCGCAGGGTGCCGGTGCGCCCGGCGTGCCAGTGCAGCGCGCAGGCGGGGTACAGGTAGTCGAGCGCGGTCCAGAGCGCGCGCTCGTCAAGCTCCACCAGCGCCCACCCGGCGCGCAGGTTGGGCGACGTCTTGAGGGGCCGGTGCTCCCCGTCATCCGTCACCTGCGCGATGGCGCGCGCGGCGAACGGGTCGCGCGACACCTCCAGCGCGTTCAGCGGCAGGCCGGCATCGCGGCGATGGCGGATCTCGTAGCGCCCGCCGTCCGTGGCGCGGATCAGCGCCTGGAGCAAGGCGCGCCCCTCCGCCCCCGCATCGTCCACCCATGCCGCCAGCGCCGCGCGGGCCTCCGCGATCCCGCCCGGCGCGTGCGCACCGCGCTCCTCCGGGCGGTCAGACACGAGCGTCCTCGCCGGCCAGGATCCCCTCGGGGACGTCCGCGCCGGCCTGGCGGGCGCGCTGCAGCACGATCTCCGCCACCTCGGGGAAGGTCCCCACCGGTGCCGCGTAGAAGATGGCGCGCCCATCCCTCTCCGTCACGGAGCTCACGGCCGGGCGGTTGATCCCAAGGTCGTCGGGGATGGTCTCCTGCGTGTGCCACCCCTCGGCCACGAAGAAGGGGACGAGCACCACGTCGCGCCCGCCCATCTCCTCCAGCACCTCGCCGACTTCGGGCGGCTGGTCGAGGAACCCCGTCTTCACCTCGCCGAACACGCCGGCCGCCTCCGCCTCGCGGGTCACGCGGTAGATGACCTCGGCGGAGTTGCTGTTCCGCTCCGTGCCATGGCCGATGATGATCAGCCCCGCCCGCCGCGCCTCCTCGTCGTCCATCCCGGCGCTCTCCTCCGCGCGCCGCAGGATCATGGCCGACATCGACGGGTGCGTACCCACCGGCCCGCAGTAGCGGATCGTCTTCCCCAGCTTCCGCGTGACCGAGAGGGCCGGCCCGTCCAGCCCCAGCTCGCGCGGGATCACCTCCTCGGTGAAGTACCCTTCGGAGATGAAGAGGGGAACGACGTACACGTCCTCCGACTCGACGAGGTCGAACACCTCGCGCATCGAGGGCTCTTCCTTCCAGAAGCACTCGCGCACCTCGTCGAACGCCCCTGTCCGCCGGATGGCCTCCGCGTGGCGATAGACCGGCGCGCTCGACTCCGCATTCAGGTGCGACCCGTGCCCGATGATGATCAGCGCTTGCAAATCAGCCTGCTCTTCGTGGTCCTTCCCGGACGGTTGTCCAAGATCCGTCCCAACTTGCGGGCGCCGTGTGGCGGATGCAAGCGCCCCTCCCTCGCGCGTCTCCAGGAGCGCCGCATTCCTCGAGCCCACTTCAGTGGGCTTCGCGTAGTTCCAGCCGGGGAATTCATCCCCCGGCGATGCGGCGCCGGGTGCCTACTCCGCCGCCCGCCCCCCACAGCTCTCCGCGATCGAAAGCACCTCGCTCCGCACCGTCGTGCCGGGCGTGCGTTTGCTCCCGCGCACGTTCCCCAGCATCCCCCGCTCCCAACGCTCCCCGAAGAGGCGCAGGGTGCGCGCATCGTCCACCACCGCGTCGATCTGGAGCCAGGTGCGCCGCGTCTCGCTGAGGGCACCGGTGACGTCCCGCTCCAGCCGAATTTGGTTCTGAGGAAGACCTTCGGACGTGGCGGCGTACCCCAGGGCGCGCGCGGTCCGCTCCACGCACTCCAGCGCATCCATCGACGCCGGCGCGGTGGCGTAGACGGTGTGGCGCGAAGCGGTCACGGAGCAGGCGGCGAGGAGCAGAACGGGCACGAACAGGGCGGCGCGGGTCATGGAGGACTCCAGAGGCGGGGGAAGCGGCTGCGATAATCTGTGGGACGCCCGGCCCGGCGGATCTTGCACAGTTACGACCCTCGCGACTTCTTTACGACGAGCCGCGGCGTCGCCCCTCTTGATTTCCGGCCCCGGCCCCGGCCCCGAACGTGCTCGTCCTCGGAGATCTGCCTCGCGCGTTCGGCCGCTGCTAGGAGCGAATCGGCGTTGGGCAGTCCGAGGTCCGCGAAGACGTTGTCGCTCCCTTCGATCACCTCCACCCCATTGATGACCCGGCGGGTGAGCTCGTTCCGCTCCATGATCCCTCGTGTGGTAAACGGTGCTCGGAGTTCGCCTGCTGCCGCCTACGAGCCCAGCGACTGCTTCACCAGCAGGTCGTGGGTCGCCTTCTGGGCGGGCGAGAGCTTGACGGGGATGCCGACGATGATCGCGGGCTGCGAGGGGGCGTCGGGGAGGTGCAGGACGAGGTGATCGGGGGGGACGGGGCGAGCGTACTCGGAGGCGCGGCCCGTGGGGTCGATCTGGACGGTGCGGCCTTTCGCGGCCAGCGTGGCGAGGACGCGTCCGTACTCCAGCCACTCCGCGCGCGGGTCCGAGTCCTCCGCGGCGACGGCGGGGATCAGCTGCTCCTCGAAGTAGGCGCGCGCCCGGCGAAAGGCATCGGGGTCTGAGTCCCGGAGCGCCACCATCTGCTTGCGGTAGAACTCGCGCGGGTCGCGGGCGCCGGCCTGCTGCAGGGCGCTCTCGAAGCGGGCGTCGGCGCGGGCGCGGAGGTCGGGCGGTGCGGGCATCGGCGGCTCGGTGGCGGTGGACGCGGGCCGGGAAGCTACCCCGCCACGGCCCCACGCGCCACGGTACGCCGCCCCCGCATCTCCATCACCATCGCCCCCAGCAGGCACAACCCTCCCGCGAGCCCCGCGGCAAGGCACACCGGCACCCACTTCCACGGAAAGTAGCCGCGCGTCGCCAGCACCACGCACAGGCCACTGAGCGTCAGCATGGTGTACGCGACGCGCTCCAGCACCCGCGCACGTGGCGACAGCTCGGCGGTGGGCTCGGGCGCCGCCGGGGGCCAGAGGAGCGGCTTGAAGCGGTGGTAGTCCCAGCAGAGCAGGTAGGTGCAGGCCAGCAGCATCAGCCCCGTCACCACCCAGGTGCCGGTGAAGTGCATCGACAACGTGATAGCGAAGATGTTGAGGATGATGGGGAAGAAGACGAGCGCCCCCAGCGTCGCGGTGCGCCGGTGCAGCAGGAGGAGCGCCCCGAAGAGCTGCGCCCAGCCGATGAAGTTCCAGTACGC is a genomic window containing:
- a CDS encoding DR2241 family protein, producing MSDRPEERGAHAPGGIAEARAALAAWVDDAGAEGRALLQALIRATDGGRYEIRHRRDAGLPLNALEVSRDPFAARAIAQVTDDGEHRPLKTSPNLRAGWALVELDERALWTALDYLYPACALHWHAGRTGTLRVTHWRETAARQTGMYGAVKLLETDAVRNTVRACCGDAVCLRRVAWQVDEATPLEMADEGPAHGDALVPCPEACSMFVSFARQVLKVERAPRRPIDGLVPMAAEETNQLRAMVAAAASGTLGGVREGEFDDPLNPRRIRYLAARLAAAEAPEDEGELPCEGCPRKVPCDGCPMVALTPPAPLSR
- a CDS encoding IS3 family transposase (programmed frameshift) translates to MKKTRHTATQIVGMLREAEALLGTGKSVPEVARHLGIGESTFYRWRGEYTGVQIDTVTRLKELEEENRRLKQVVAEQALDINVLREVAPGKLLSPERRRAAVAHVQQVLGISERRACRALKQARSTQWVGRRAERDGELMERMRQLAAENPAYGYRFIWALLRKEGVGVNVKRVHRLWKEAGLKVVRPVRKKERSGTSANACSVRRAEHPNHVWTYDFVHDETSDGRKLKFLGVVDEFTRLCLRIEVGRSMTAKSVVRVLAELVQIHGEAGAIRSDNGSEFTAGAVKEWLAAAGIETMYIERSSPWENGYSESFNSRLRAEFLNREVFRTLIEAQVLTEKHRLKHNHERPHSSLKYQTPAEFAAAWDGEGSAPTALRPHHPSVNSKTEAGLAPTTLP
- a CDS encoding CbiX/SirB N-terminal domain-containing protein, encoding MQALIIIGHGSHLNAESSAPVYRHAEAIRRTGAFDEVRECFWKEEPSMREVFDLVESEDVYVVPLFISEGYFTEEVIPRELGLDGPALSVTRKLGKTIRYCGPVGTHPSMSAMILRRAEESAGMDDEEARRAGLIIIGHGTERNSNSAEVIYRVTREAEAAGVFGEVKTGFLDQPPEVGEVLEEMGGRDVVLVPFFVAEGWHTQETIPDDLGINRPAVSSVTERDGRAIFYAAPVGTFPEVAEIVLQRARQAGADVPEGILAGEDARV